From the genome of Vibrio orientalis CIP 102891 = ATCC 33934:
CCACTTCAACACAGCACCCATGTGGCAGGTTATCAATCAGAGCTTCATTTTTGACGTTACCGTAGATAACACTCGGTGTTCCGGTCCAAATCGAGTTCATGATGGTGCTTGCGTATTCGTGGGACTCTTTGACTGTGATTTGATCTGCATCCTTAAACGCTTCTAAATCTTTCTTCCAATCAGCAATTTGCTCGACACAGCGCTTCGGGTACTCATCAAGCGGTACTTTATACCGTTCAATCAAATCAGGGCGATTTGGCTTAATAAAATATGGGGTGTATTCCGAGAAATGTTCAGAAGATTCAGTGACGAAATAGCCGAGCTTCTTAAACATTTCGTATCTGACTAGGTTGGTACAGCGGCCATTGTGGTGTAGGCCGGGTTTAGGTGCTTGGCCACTTTCAAATGCGGCGAGGAGATCAGGATAAACATCAACATACTCGCCTTGACCATTTTTCTTTTCAAGGGTTAGGTAGTAGGCCATGTGATTGATGCCAGCGCAGGTATAGCGTAAGTCTTGGTAGTCGAGAGCAAGATCGCGAGCCAGTTCTTCGGCAGTCCCTTGAACAGAATGGCACAAACCGACTTGTTTGATATTTGGGTACTTCTCATACATAGCCCAAGTATTCATCGCCATTGGGTTTACGTAGTTGAGCATGGTCGCATTTGGGCACACTTCGCTCATGTCTTCACACACCTGCCACAGGTGAGGAATAGTGCGTAGGGAGCGCATAATGCCGCCTGGTCCAAGCGTATCTGCAATGGTTTGCTCTAGCCCGTGTTTCTTACACACCTCAAAATCGGTGACGGTACAAGGTTCATAGCCGCCAATTTGGAAGGCGATAACCACAAAATCGGCATCCGCCAAGGCTTCTTTTTGTTCTAAGTGGCAGCTAATAGTTCCTGTTGCGCCAGAAGATTGCATCAACTTACTGACCACAAGATGAGACTCTTCAAGTCGAGTTCCATCAATGTCCATTAAGGCGATATGAGCGTTTTTTAGAGCTGGCTTGTGAAACACATCGCCAAGGATGTTTTTGACAAAAATGGTTGAGCCTGCACCGATAAAAGTGATCTTAGGGCTGTTCATTGGTTTGTTCCTCATCTATCACGTATTTGATTGGATGAGTACACATTACCCGCGTGACGAGTACAGATTCGTCTCACTTCAAAACGGCAATCTCCTATTTCCTAATATTTCCATTTGGCGTTTTAAAAATCTTAGTTTTTGGGATTCATTGCTGATAAAACGGGAGGGATGAATAACTTATTGATAAGCAAAATGATTAGGTGGAGTTAGCGTTGGAATCAGTATGGATTGATATGATCAGCCTCTGCGTTTTATAGGCAAAGATTTGTTAAAAGTACTTCACGGGATCGGGATGGAACAGAGAATGACAAACAGCGCAACGGATACCACCTATATCGTGACTCGCAACGAATACTCAGATGATAGTGTATTAGTTAGTCCACTTTCATTGTATTCGTCCTATGAGAAGATTGATGTTGAAATTCGAGCTCCCCATTCGATGCCCGGCTATCACTGGCATGGACAAGTGGAGGTAAACATTCCATTTGGCGATGACGTCGAATATATCGTCAACGGTTCTCCAGTGGTGATTGAAAGTGGCGCGATTGGATTATTTTGGGCATCGGTACCGCATCGCCTAACCAATCCTGGCTCAAGTCATAATATGGGGATCATTAATATTCCCATTCACCAATTTATGTCTTGGCCTTTAAGCCGAGAGCTCGTCAATCAAATCACCCATGGTTGTGTACTACAGTCAAAATCTAAGACGTTGGTAAGTGAGTTTGAGTTGACAAGGTGGGCGAAGGAAATCAATGACAACATCGATAGCCGTCAGCAGCTCGCAGTGGACGAAATTGGTTTAATGCTGCGACGGGTTTGCCTCGACGGCTGGAAACAATTGGTCGCCGCTCGGGCGGATAAAACCGCCAAAAAGGGCGTATCCAAACATTCTCAGTTTTATGTTAGTCAAATGCTTGAGTACATTGCGACGCACCACAACATGCCGCTCACAACAAAGGCGATAGCAGAGCATGTCGGTCTGCACGCCAATTATGCTATGAATGTGTTTCAACGCACCATGCAGATGACCATCAAGCAGTACATTACTGCGATGAGAATCAACCACGCCAGAGCGCTGCTAAGTGACACGGACAGATCGATTTTAGATATTGCCCTGACAGTCGGTTTTAATTCGAGCAGCCGCTTCTACGAGACCTTTCAGACCTATATTGGTGTTACACCGTCTCAATATCGCAAGCTCGCTAGAGAAGACCACCGCTGGAACTTGCACGGAAGCAGCCCGCTGTATGATTTAGAAAAGGGGGCGTGTGATGGTAAGCGTCCTGTTGGGGTGACAAATCACTACGTCGAGAAATAACAAAAGCCCCGTTGAAAGGGGCTTTTTTATATTGAGAGATAAGGTTACTAGCTGTCGAGACCAGCTTCTTTATAGAGCCTACGGCATGCTTTGCCATCGCTGTGGAATAGGTGACAACGATGGGCAGGGATGCCCACAGATAGCTTGTCTCCAGGTTCAACCGCAAGGGTATCAGGCTGACGGTAAATCATGTCTGCGTCAGCGGCGTCAATGTGCATGTAAACTTGAGTTTCATTACCCAGTTTCTCAACGATATTCACTTCACCTTCAATGGTTGCGTCGCCTTCGTTTTTCGGTAATAGGTGTTCTGGACGTACGCCAAGAGACATACGCTCCCCAGCGGTAACAGTTGTGCCATCAACTGGAATCCAGAAAGTCGTGCCGTTGGCGAGCTGAACCATCACGCGTTCTTTTTCGACTGCTTCGATAAAGACACTCATAAAGTTCATCTTTGGTGAACCAATAAAGCCAGCAACAAAGCGGTTCTGCGGGTAGTGGTACAGCTCAAGCGGCTTGCCTACTTGTGAAACGAAACCAGCATCGAGAACCACAATCTTATCCGCCATGGTCATCGCTTCTACTTGATCGTGCGTAACGTAGATCATGGTGCAGCCAAGTTTGCGTTGCAGCTTAGTGATTTCTGAGCGCATCTGTACACGAAGTGCGGCATCTAGGTTAGAAAGCGGCTCATCAAGTAGGAATACATTGGGTTGCGACACCAGTGTACGACCGATTGCAACACGTTGACGCTGTCCACCAGACAAGGCTTTAGGCTGACGCTCTAACAGGTGGCTTAACTGAAGAATTTCAGCGGCATGTTCGACGCGTTGATCGACCTCTTTCTTATCCGCTTTCGCCAGTTTAAGGCCAAACGACATGTTGTCGTATAGGTTTAGGTGTGGGTATAGCGCGTACGATTGGAATACCATGCCAACCCCGCGTTTAGAGGGCTCAACATCATTCATGCGTTCATTGCCGATGTAAAGGTCGCCTGAAGTAATATCTTCTAGACCTGCAATACAGCGCAATAGCGTAGACTTACCACAACCTGATGGACCGACGAAGACAACAAACTCACCTTCCTGGATATCTAAATCTACATTTTTAGAAATTAGTACGTCGCCATATGCTTTACATACATTTTTTAACGTGACACTCGCCATCTAGCTCGCCCTCGATCGATGTTATTTTACTGCCCTTCATTATATGAATTGTATTGGCGGCAATAATAGTAGGAATTTGATAAGAGATTGGATTCTACCAAACAGTAAGAAAATATGGGTGAAGAACTGTTTCAACACCCATCAAGCCAAATTCAGGTTTGCTTCCCCCGTGTCCATTGAGCTTCTCCCCCGAAAGAATCAGTCACCTAATTACCTACGTCGCTCAATGTCTCTGTGCAAACCCTGCGGCATTGTAACCAGTTACCTTAAACGGGTACTACTGGAAAGGGTTCTTACCATCCACTCTTGGATAGCTTTATTCTGCTTAAATAGGCGTGACGCGACATCCTCCTAGCTAAATAATTTAAAGGGGGAGTAGTTAGGGAGGAGCAGAGCGGAGGAGTAGAGAGAGTAGAGAGACAGAGCTCAAAAAAAATTACGCTTTCTAAGTGAAGTTAATCACATTCGGGGGCGGTTTTGTGACTCCAATCGCTAACCCGTCACGATGAGGATCACGAAAATAGTACATAATAGCAAGGGCGTAGGGAGTAGGAGGATGAGTCATTTGTCAGTTTGGCTGAAAATAAGCGATGAAATAAGGCGAAACCACCGGTCGAACCCTACAACACAAATATAAAAAGGATATAAACATGAAAAACGCCCTAAGCACAGTCGCGCTCGGAACACTTGTTGCTCTTGGCTCATTTGGTGCAAATGCTGCTATCGAAGAAGGTCAACTTACGATCTGGATTAATGGCGATAAAGGCTATAACGGACTTGCAGAAGTAGGTAAGCAATTTGAAGAAGACACAGGTATTAAAGTGACAGTTGCTCACCCTGATGCGCTTCAAGACAAGTTCCCACAAACAGCGGCTACAGGTGATGGTCCTGATATTGTTTTCTGGGCACACGACCGTTTCGGTGGTTACGCAGAAGCTGGCCTACTTGCTGAAGTAAACCCTTCACAAGAGCTGAAAGACGGCATTGTTGATTTTGCTTGGGACGCGGTGAAATACAATGGTAAGACGATTGGTTACCCAATTGCGGTTGAATCACTATCACTTATCTACAACAAAGATCTTGTTCCTAATCCACCGAAAAGCTGGGAAGAAGTGGCAGCGATGGATGCCAAGCTAAAAGCGGATGGCAAGTCTGCAATCATGTGGAACCTGAAAGAACCGTACTTCACATGGCCTCTAATGGCTGCTGACGGTGGTTATGCATTTAAATATGGCTCAGCTGGCTATGATGTAAAAGACGCTGGTATCGCAGCTGACGGCGTTAAAGACGCAATGAACTTTGTAAAAGGTTTGGTTGATAAAGGCGTGATTTCTTCAGATATGGACTACTCAGTGTCTGAGTCTGCGTTTAACCAAGGTAAGACAGCGATGACGATCAACGGTCCTTGGGCGTGGGGCAACATCGAGAAGTCTGGTATCAACTACGGCGTAACGACTCTGCCTAAGTTTAATGGTCAATCTTCTAAGCCTTTCGTTGGCGTATTGACTGCGGGTATCAGCACAGCATCACCAAACAAAGATCTAGCGGTTGAGTTTATCGAGAACTACCTACTAACAAACGATGGTTTACGTAAAGTAAATAACGACAAGCCACTAGGTGCGGTAGCGCTGAACTCATTCCAACGTGAACTGGATGCAGACAAGCGCATTGCAGCGACAATGGACAACGCAATGAATGGCGAAATCATGCCAAACATCCCTCAGATGAACGCTTTCTGGGGTAGCGCGAAAAATGCAATCATCAACATCGTTGATGGTCGCCAAACAGTGGACGCTGCTCTAGCTGACGCTGAAAAACAGATGACTAAATAATTTTTTCCTCACTTTTAAGGAGGGGGTAACCCCTCCTTCGTTTCTAAGTACTATCATCGTTAGCAGGTTCTTTTATGCAGTCAGTTCAAGGTACAGATGTTATGACATCTCAAACAGCGAGCTTGCCATCTAGTAAGAAAGTGTTCATTAAGTGGGGGCTGCTCGGCTCTATCGGTATTCTTAATGGTTACGCGACTATTCTAATGTATTCTCGTGGTGAGTTGGCATTTGCCCTACTTACCCTGATTTTAACCGCACTCGCATTATTCATTTTCGGTAGTAAAAAGACTTACGCCCACCGTTATATTTACCCGGGTATTGCAGGCATGATCCTGTTTATCCTATTCCCTTTGGCGTATACCGTTGGTCTTGCCTTCACAAACTACAGTGCGAAAAACCAACTTTCTTATGAGCGTGCGCAAACCGTCTTAATGGATCGCACCTATCAAAGTGGCGACAGCTACCCGTTTACCCTTTATAAAACTGACAATGGTCACCGATTAGCGATCAAAAAAGGCGACCAACTGTTCGCGACTCAAGAATTCGATATTGCTTCAACAACGGCAACGGATATGGATCTAAGTCGAGTTGACTCTGTATCTGGCGACAAAGAAAAAATCAAAACCATCATCAAGAACAAGGTCACACTAGGTGCTATTGACCTGCACTTACCTTCGGGTGATGACATCCGCATGAGTGGCTTACGTAAATTTGCCGCAGTCGTTCCGCTGTATACGTTGCAAGACGATGGTCTGTCACTTTATAACAACCGTACTGGTGAATTACTCAAGCCAAATATGGACGTGGGCTTCTATCAGCCCGTTGATGACAATGGTCAGTTTACCGGCTCTACGGTTTCACCAGGCTTTATTGTTGATATCGGCACCCATAACTTTGAACGTGTGTGGAAAGATGAAGGCATCAAAGAGCCGTTTGTCAGTATTTTTATCTGGACCGTGGTGTTCTCTGCTTTAACGGTGGGTTTAACGGTTGTTATCGGTCTTGTTCTCGCGAGTGTCGTGCAGTGGGAAGAGCTGAAAGGGCGTGCCATCTACCGAGTACTGTTGATTCTTCCTTATGCGGTTCCTGCGTTCATTTCTATTTTGATCTTTAAAGGTTTGTTTAACCAAAGCTTTGGTGAGATCAATATGGTGCTTGAATCACTGTTTGGTATCAGTCCTGCGTGGTTCTCTGAGCCAATCTTAGCCAAAACCATGGTACTTATCGTGAACGTTTGGCTTGGCTTCCCTTACATGATGATTCTATGTATGGGCTTGCTTAAGGCGATTCCTGAAGATTTATATGAAGCTTCTGCGATTGATGGTGCGAACTTCATCGATAACTTCCGTACGATTACGATGCCGCTGATGATCAAACCGCTAACGCCGTTATTGATTGCTGCCTTTGCATTTAACTTTAACAACTTCGTACTGATTCAGCTGTTGACCCAAGGCGGTCCGAATATGATTGGTACTTCTGAACCTGCAGGTTACACCGACTTATTGGTAAGCTACACCTACCGCATTGCGTTTGAAGGTGCTGGTGGCCAAGACTTCGGTTTGGCAAGTGCGATTGCGACACTTATCTTCCTGTTGGTTGGTGCGCTTGCGCTTATCAACCTACGTTTCACTAAGTTGTCTCAGGATTAAGGAGAGTTTCCAATGGCAATGGTACAA
Proteins encoded in this window:
- the malF gene encoding maltose ABC transporter permease MalF, which codes for MQSVQGTDVMTSQTASLPSSKKVFIKWGLLGSIGILNGYATILMYSRGELAFALLTLILTALALFIFGSKKTYAHRYIYPGIAGMILFILFPLAYTVGLAFTNYSAKNQLSYERAQTVLMDRTYQSGDSYPFTLYKTDNGHRLAIKKGDQLFATQEFDIASTTATDMDLSRVDSVSGDKEKIKTIIKNKVTLGAIDLHLPSGDDIRMSGLRKFAAVVPLYTLQDDGLSLYNNRTGELLKPNMDVGFYQPVDDNGQFTGSTVSPGFIVDIGTHNFERVWKDEGIKEPFVSIFIWTVVFSALTVGLTVVIGLVLASVVQWEELKGRAIYRVLLILPYAVPAFISILIFKGLFNQSFGEINMVLESLFGISPAWFSEPILAKTMVLIVNVWLGFPYMMILCMGLLKAIPEDLYEASAIDGANFIDNFRTITMPLMIKPLTPLLIAAFAFNFNNFVLIQLLTQGGPNMIGTSEPAGYTDLLVSYTYRIAFEGAGGQDFGLASAIATLIFLLVGALALINLRFTKLSQD
- the malE gene encoding maltose/maltodextrin ABC transporter substrate-binding protein MalE; this encodes MKNALSTVALGTLVALGSFGANAAIEEGQLTIWINGDKGYNGLAEVGKQFEEDTGIKVTVAHPDALQDKFPQTAATGDGPDIVFWAHDRFGGYAEAGLLAEVNPSQELKDGIVDFAWDAVKYNGKTIGYPIAVESLSLIYNKDLVPNPPKSWEEVAAMDAKLKADGKSAIMWNLKEPYFTWPLMAADGGYAFKYGSAGYDVKDAGIAADGVKDAMNFVKGLVDKGVISSDMDYSVSESAFNQGKTAMTINGPWAWGNIEKSGINYGVTTLPKFNGQSSKPFVGVLTAGISTASPNKDLAVEFIENYLLTNDGLRKVNNDKPLGAVALNSFQRELDADKRIAATMDNAMNGEIMPNIPQMNAFWGSAKNAIINIVDGRQTVDAALADAEKQMTK
- the melR gene encoding transcriptional regulator MelR, with product MTNSATDTTYIVTRNEYSDDSVLVSPLSLYSSYEKIDVEIRAPHSMPGYHWHGQVEVNIPFGDDVEYIVNGSPVVIESGAIGLFWASVPHRLTNPGSSHNMGIINIPIHQFMSWPLSRELVNQITHGCVLQSKSKTLVSEFELTRWAKEINDNIDSRQQLAVDEIGLMLRRVCLDGWKQLVAARADKTAKKGVSKHSQFYVSQMLEYIATHHNMPLTTKAIAEHVGLHANYAMNVFQRTMQMTIKQYITAMRINHARALLSDTDRSILDIALTVGFNSSSRFYETFQTYIGVTPSQYRKLAREDHRWNLHGSSPLYDLEKGACDGKRPVGVTNHYVEK
- a CDS encoding alpha-glucosidase/alpha-galactosidase, with the protein product MNSPKITFIGAGSTIFVKNILGDVFHKPALKNAHIALMDIDGTRLEESHLVVSKLMQSSGATGTISCHLEQKEALADADFVVIAFQIGGYEPCTVTDFEVCKKHGLEQTIADTLGPGGIMRSLRTIPHLWQVCEDMSEVCPNATMLNYVNPMAMNTWAMYEKYPNIKQVGLCHSVQGTAEELARDLALDYQDLRYTCAGINHMAYYLTLEKKNGQGEYVDVYPDLLAAFESGQAPKPGLHHNGRCTNLVRYEMFKKLGYFVTESSEHFSEYTPYFIKPNRPDLIERYKVPLDEYPKRCVEQIADWKKDLEAFKDADQITVKESHEYASTIMNSIWTGTPSVIYGNVKNEALIDNLPHGCCVEVACLVDANGIQPVKAGRLPNHLAALMQTNVNVQTLLTEAILTENRERIYHAAMLDPHTAAVLGIEEIYALVDDLIQAHQGWLPDWVYEQA
- the malK gene encoding maltose/maltodextrin ABC transporter ATP-binding protein MalK, which gives rise to MASVTLKNVCKAYGDVLISKNVDLDIQEGEFVVFVGPSGCGKSTLLRCIAGLEDITSGDLYIGNERMNDVEPSKRGVGMVFQSYALYPHLNLYDNMSFGLKLAKADKKEVDQRVEHAAEILQLSHLLERQPKALSGGQRQRVAIGRTLVSQPNVFLLDEPLSNLDAALRVQMRSEITKLQRKLGCTMIYVTHDQVEAMTMADKIVVLDAGFVSQVGKPLELYHYPQNRFVAGFIGSPKMNFMSVFIEAVEKERVMVQLANGTTFWIPVDGTTVTAGERMSLGVRPEHLLPKNEGDATIEGEVNIVEKLGNETQVYMHIDAADADMIYRQPDTLAVEPGDKLSVGIPAHRCHLFHSDGKACRRLYKEAGLDS